The following are encoded together in the Acanthochromis polyacanthus isolate Apoly-LR-REF ecotype Palm Island chromosome 14, KAUST_Apoly_ChrSc, whole genome shotgun sequence genome:
- the LOC110956747 gene encoding interferon alpha/beta receptor 2-like, whose amino-acid sequence MGLWLLLLLLHFQLVLCVLLPAPLDVSISSFNLEHTLSFLPGPHTPSDANFTVQVLHSRKNSWRPVAACLELKAGQICNLTKTFKDLFDHYRARVQAVTPNKTSNWTMSRWFQPVSDTVLGPPDLSVSGCGNCLILQLRLPASTVLRQNLQLKDLYRELVFHVQRTRDGTQFRLNLPYEEETVITYLQPGVEYCVTVSVTSLFNSNTVPSKPQCAFTSPPSSRSSLPTVFSLMGVFSVLAFLFLGLVVYGSQLSFKLLRRRIPRTLVTHPTVSAGTCKIKCSLSHQNLL is encoded by the exons ATGGggctgtggctgctgctgcttcttctgcatTTTCAACTTG tCTTGTGTGTTCTCCTTCCTGCACCTCTCGACGTTTCCATCTCATCTTTCAACTTGGAGCACACTCTCAGCTTCCTGCCAGGTCCCCACACACCTTCAGATGCCAACTTCACTGTTCAAGTCCTGCACTCCAG GAAGAACTCGTGGAGGCCAGTGGCTGCTTGTTTGGAGCTGAAGGCAGGACAAATATGTAACCTAACCAAAACATTCAAGGACCTGTTCGATCACTACCGAGCCCGTGTCCAGGCTGTTACACCCAACAAGACATCCAACTGGACTATGTCACGATGGTTTCAGCCTGTGTCAGACA CTGTATTGGGACCTCCTGATTTGTCTGTCTCTGGCTGTGGGAACTGTTTGATCCTCCAGCTCAGACTTCCTGCATCTACAGTGCTCAGACAGAACCTGCAGCTGAAGGACCTCTACAGAGAATTGGTCTTCCATGTGCAAAGAACCAGGGATGGAACACAG TTCAGACTGAATCTACCTTATGAAGAGGAGACTGTGATTACGTACCTGCAGCCAGGTGTGGAGtactgtgtgactgtctctGTCACATCGCTCTTTAACTCCAATACTGTCCCCAGTAAGCCTCAGTGTGCTTTCACCAGCCCTCCTTCATCCAGAAGCTCAT TGCCTACGGTCTTCAGCCTGATGGGTGTGTTCTCTGTGCTGGCGTTCCTCTTCCTGGGGCTGGTTGTCTATGGCAGTCAGCTGAGCTTCAAATTACTAAGACGGCGCATACCCAGAACTCTGGTAACACACCCGACGGTGTCTGCTGGGACTTGTAAAATCAAATGTTCATTATCACATCAAAATTTACTCTAA